The DNA window GTCTTGAGTTCCCGGTCTGTTTCCCGCAGCCGGATGTTAAGAATGCTCCCGGTCCAGCTCCCCGCCTCGCCTCGCGCCTGCCGGACACACAGTCCCCTCAAGGCTCAGCCCGGCAGGTGGCTGGTGGTGGCCTTAGCTGGTGCTGGTGTTGGCCGCCTCCTCCCCGAGCACGGGTCAGCTTCCCGTCGGCGGAACAACGCTATGAGTTTCCTACACAGGGTAGGAGACTGGCAGGATACAAACACATTGTGAAATATGTGTAGGCTCATCTTTGCTCGTTCCGTGGTGCCCAGCGGGCAGGCCTGCGGGTTTGGAGCGCTCGGGCAGATCTGAACCACAGTCTCCGGTGGGTGCGTGGCGCCCCCGCGTGGCGCCCGGCGCAACAGCACCCCGCGTTCTCCCGCGTCGTCCCCGGGTTCTGCCGCCCGCGGTGCCCGCAGTCCCCCTCGACCTTTGGGGCCCCCTCCTCGCGACCCCCGCCTTCCGGCAGGCTCGCTCCCAGCGGCAGGGGCCCCACCTCTGACTGTCTCCCCGGGAGCGTGGTCGGCCGGATGGGCCCAAGGCCACCCcgtgcccacccccgcccccgccccgcctctaTACACGAAGTCCTCAAGTTACTTAACTGCTGTGGACAGAAGTGGGTTAATGCCCCGGGCGCTCGCCCTCCCCCAGCAGCGGCCGCGGGAGCGCGCGAACGGCCGCTGGTCCGGGTGCGAGCGTCCGGGGGGAAGGGTGTCCCCCCTCTCGCAGGGCGccgccacctcccctcccccgcccggccGGGACCCTGGGACCCCGGGACCCCGACCGTGGCAGGCTGCGGGACGGGGGCCGCGGCGGCCCTACTCCGAGTAGCAGTACGTCCCGAAGGCCGCCTGCTGCGCCCGCGGGAAGCCGAAGCTACGCACGCCGGGGTCGGGGAGGCCCCCGCAGCGCGGCCGCGGCGAAGTGATGGGGAAGCGCACGCTGCCGTCCGCCAGCCAGCCGCCGTCGCACTGGTCCAGCCCCGAGAACTTCCAGGCGGCGTAGAGGTGCCCGACCTTGGCCACCGTGGCCCCGCGCCGCCGGCACGCCGCGTGCGCTTCAGACAGGGTCAGCCGCCCGGGCACGAAGAACACGTGGCCTGGGGAGCGGGGCGCGTCACCCCCCGCCGCGGCCGAAGCCTCCCCGGGACCGAGGCTGGGCAGCGGTGGGGGTGCCGAGGCAGGCtcgggggaggcgggggcgggagCCCGGCCCGCGCAGTGACGCAGGGACCACGCGGGTCCAGGTCCCGCCCCCcgtcaccccccccacccaccccccaccgccgcccACGCGCTCACCTGCAGTCACCGAAGTGAAGCAGAAGGCGTCGTAGCGGTCGCGCTTCCGGTCGCGGGGCCCGTAGCTGCGGATCCCGGGCCGCCCCGGGCCACCGCACGGGGCGCGCGCGGTGAGCACGGGGTAGCGCACGGAGCCCTCGAGCAGCCAGCCCGCGTTGCACCAGTCCAGGCCCTCGGTCCACGCTGGCGGGCAGGGGGAGACGGGGCGGGGGTCAGAGGGGTCCCGGCAGGAACCTGACCCGAGCTCGCCCCCCGCGGAGCCGGGTGACAGCCCCGACAGGCCCGGGCGGTGCCCAGGTCAGGCGCTCACCCTGGTACAGCTGGGCGTAGGTGGCCAGACGCCCGTCCTGCTCCTCGCACGCCTGTTTCGCCTCGTAGTAATTGAACTGGTACCGGCCCCGGCTGGGCTGGTACGGGAACACcacacctggggggggggggggacgccgACAGCCTGAGGAGGGCCGGCAGAcgggggagagggctgggggacCCCGGGAGACCCGAGCTGGGGCGGCCAGAGCCCCACAGGAGAAGAGGGGGGCGGGAACCCAAGGGCCTCACCCTCCAGGCGCAGGGTCAGCGCCACGCTCTCGTCCTCGATGCCGTTGATGAGTTCGCAGCGGTACCTGCCCTCGTCCTCCAGGCGCACGTCCGCGATGACCAGGGAGGCGTCCAGCCGATGCCCCCTCCGCATCCTGGCGCGCCCCCCCAGGGGCCCGTAGCCCCGGGCGTGCAGGCCGTTGGTGATGAGGATCAGCGTTTCCCGGAGCTCCCCGGGCTCCACTTTGCTCCAGCGGACCTTGTAGCTGGGAGGCGGGGCGCCCAGGACGCAAGGCAGCGTGGCCGTGGCCCCACGACGAGAGTGAATGACCTCGTGGATGGGGGGCAGGAGGTagtgggggccggggtggggtgcTGAGCAGAGGGGGCCACAGTGGCAGGAACCCCCTGACCCCCACTGCAGGTGCCCGTCCAGACGCTGCTCCCCAGACTCCCGCCCCCCCTCCACTGCGCACTCAGCAAAGGCTCTCACTCCCTGAACACCTCAGACGGCTGCCCTATCCACTTTACCCACCCCTGGAGCcgctcccccaccttccccagagTCTGGGCGGGGCTGAGGGCTTACCTAGGTCCCCCAGCGCTTTGTGGAAGATGGCGAGGCCCCAGGGGAGAAGGAAGTGGCAGAATGTTGGGAGACTAAGCAGGCCTGGCATGATGGAGAGTCAGCCCAGCGCCGTCTGCGGGGCACAAAGCGGGGAGGCAGTGGGGTTGGAGATGAGCTCCCATCTATCAGGGATCCCTGAGGGGTCCAGCTGGAAGGCgtgagggcagagaagggggctgTTGGGGGCAAAAGGTGATGGGGAAAGGGGCAGTAACAAACTCCCTTCCCCCAGGCCTGCTGGGCCGCCCCTCTCAGACCGCAGGGCCAGACTTGGcgccgcctcccctcccccacccctccccggggCCATCCCATCTGGGTCCTGAAACCCGGATTGCCTAGCGCGATTGCGGCCGCcggctctctcctctcccagcgCTACCCGCCAGCGGAGCCAGAGTGACCAACGAAACCTTGTCACTCTCCTGCTTAAAGCAGTCGCTCCCTTTGCCCTAAGGATACAGTCTGGTCTGCTAGCCAGGGCTTCCAAGGCCCTCTGGGATCCAGCCTCTCACCGTGCCTTCAATGTCGCCTCCCACCCGCTGTGCCCTCTGCACAGTCTTCCAGACACTTCTGGCTCCAAAAGTGCCCAGATTCACTCTCACCTGGTTCTCCCAGGCGTCACTGCCGGCCAAACCGCCTCTGGGAAAACCTTCCTCTTCCCCGGCCGGCGGCAGTGCACTGTGGCCTACCACACTGGCCTGGACACTTGGTCTTAGAAGGACTTTTATTAGCCACTGAATTAACAGTGTGAATTTTAATACATATGCGCGTGTAGGCCGTATCAGTGAGGTTTCTGgcaattacaaaattataaaaactaattCCGAACACAATTGTCTATTTCAATAGTtgattttccccttcttttttttttttaattttttttcaacgtttatttatttattttttggggacagagagagacagagcatgaacgggggaggggcagagagagagggagacacagaatcggaaacaggctccaggctctgagccatcagcccagagcctgatgcggggctcgaactcatggaccgcgagatcgtgacctggctgaagtcggacacttaaccgactgcgccacccacgcgccccagattttccccttctttttaaaaaaatctatttgactTTAGTAAGTAggctctacccccaacatggggttagctctcacgaccctgagaccaagcGTCAGTGCTcggccaactgagccagccaggccccccagtTTTTCCCCCCTGCCTTATTCTATCTGTTCTTTATCACCTTGACCATTTTTTAGAAGTTGGACTAAGGACCCCTTAGCCTAGCTTGACTCATTTTCTAAACCTGATTCCTCGAGGTGCTAACTGCGTGACTCTGAACGAGTTCTTTAACTTCTCTCGGCCTCAGagtcctcatcagtaaaatgcgGGTAGTAATTCCCATGGACCTCACTGAAGTAACGTGTACAGTGCTCAAAATCGTGTCTGGTATGCAGTAAGCGCCATGTATGTGTTAGCTATTATCCGCAGCATCCAGCCTCGcttctggcacacagtgggtgctaaGTAAGCGTGTGTGTTAGTGAATGAGCCCACACGAAGGATTCTGGGAAGGAGAGCCGGccgggagggagaaggaggagacagagctggAGTCGGAAGAGGTGGAGCcgagcccctcctcctcctgcaaaCGAAGGCCTTGGCGGCGGGAGAAACGGGCCGGGCACGCAGGGCCTCGCGGTGGTTGGAGGGCAAGTGCGTGGGCCGGGGACGCGCCCAGGGCGGGAGGGCCGCGTGGGCCGAGGGCGGGTGGGAAGCCACGCCGACGCACCTGCGTGAGAGCGCGCCCGGCCCTCCCCTCGTACGTACGAAGCCCCTTTTACGCATGCTCAGACAAAGG is part of the Felis catus isolate Fca126 chromosome F1, F.catus_Fca126_mat1.0, whole genome shotgun sequence genome and encodes:
- the HAPLN2 gene encoding hyaluronan and proteoglycan link protein 2 — its product is MPGLLSLPTFCHFLLPWGLAIFHKALGDLAPHPGPHYLLPPIHEVIHSRRGATATLPCVLGAPPPSYKVRWSKVEPGELRETLILITNGLHARGYGPLGGRARMRRGHRLDASLVIADVRLEDEGRYRCELINGIEDESVALTLRLEGVVFPYQPSRGRYQFNYYEAKQACEEQDGRLATYAQLYQAWTEGLDWCNAGWLLEGSVRYPVLTARAPCGGPGRPGIRSYGPRDRKRDRYDAFCFTSVTAGHVFFVPGRLTLSEAHAACRRRGATVAKVGHLYAAWKFSGLDQCDGGWLADGSVRFPITSPRPRCGGLPDPGVRSFGFPRAQQAAFGTYCYSE